One genomic window of Mailhella massiliensis includes the following:
- the coaBC gene encoding bifunctional phosphopantothenoylcysteine decarboxylase/phosphopantothenate--cysteine ligase CoaBC — translation MEKHLLFKRFADKRIHLGVCGSVAAFRAAELVHRWQDTGAGVSATLTAAARRFITPLTFEALGASPVYGDMFSGEAPFEHLEPGQIAHAMVIAPATADMLARLAQGRADDMLSAQALAFDGPVVLAPAMNPRMWRNPATQANVDVLRERGFLFVGPDSGVVACHDEGQGRLADLRMIYLAGLKALTPQDMEGRSVMITLGPTREAWDDVRFWTNASTGVMGASIAVAAWLRGAEVHAVCGPVDVWMPEDAAFHRHDVTSARQMLEKSRELWKSADVGVFTAAVADFSPEPHGPGKFKKDRAADGFSLNFLPNADILRTLAEERSEGQVIVGFAAESAPDMDALGLAVHHKLASKGADMIVGNRISDGFGRAANRVYVADAQGRDEVWPDMPKPQVAWKIIDWVRSLSV, via the coding sequence ATGGAAAAGCATCTGCTGTTCAAGCGTTTTGCGGACAAGAGGATTCACCTTGGCGTATGCGGTTCCGTGGCCGCCTTCCGCGCGGCCGAACTCGTGCATCGCTGGCAGGATACCGGGGCGGGCGTGAGCGCCACGCTCACGGCTGCCGCGCGCAGGTTCATCACTCCGCTCACCTTCGAAGCTCTCGGGGCCTCTCCTGTCTATGGGGATATGTTCAGCGGCGAAGCTCCCTTCGAGCATCTGGAACCCGGACAGATAGCGCACGCCATGGTCATCGCTCCCGCTACGGCGGACATGCTGGCGCGCCTTGCCCAGGGCCGGGCGGACGACATGCTTTCCGCCCAGGCGCTGGCCTTCGACGGACCCGTGGTGCTGGCGCCGGCCATGAATCCGCGCATGTGGCGCAACCCCGCCACGCAGGCCAATGTGGACGTTCTGCGGGAAAGGGGCTTTCTTTTCGTAGGACCGGACAGCGGCGTGGTCGCCTGTCACGACGAGGGGCAGGGCAGACTTGCCGATCTGCGCATGATCTATCTTGCCGGGCTCAAGGCCCTTACGCCTCAGGACATGGAGGGCAGATCCGTCATGATCACCCTCGGACCCACCCGCGAGGCTTGGGACGACGTGCGCTTCTGGACCAACGCCTCCACGGGCGTGATGGGCGCGTCCATTGCCGTGGCGGCGTGGCTGCGCGGCGCGGAAGTTCATGCGGTGTGCGGTCCTGTGGATGTGTGGATGCCCGAGGATGCCGCCTTCCACAGGCACGATGTGACAAGCGCCCGTCAGATGCTGGAAAAGTCCCGCGAATTGTGGAAAAGCGCGGATGTGGGCGTGTTCACCGCCGCCGTTGCCGATTTCAGCCCCGAACCGCACGGGCCGGGCAAGTTCAAGAAGGACAGGGCTGCGGACGGCTTCAGCCTGAATTTCCTGCCCAATGCCGACATCCTGCGTACTCTGGCGGAAGAGCGTTCCGAAGGGCAGGTCATTGTGGGCTTTGCGGCGGAAAGCGCGCCCGACATGGACGCCCTCGGCCTTGCCGTGCATCACAAGCTTGCGAGCAAGGGGGCGGACATGATTGTGGGCAACCGTATTTCCGACGGCTTCGGCCGTGCGGCCAACCGCGTCTATGTGGCCGATGCCCAGGGCCGCGACGAGGTCTGGCCCGACATGCCCAAGCCGCAGGTGGCCTGGAAGATCATCGACTGGGTCCGTTCCCTGTCCGTATGA
- a CDS encoding efflux RND transporter periplasmic adaptor subunit, with product MTILRVAAAAALCLFLAACDEEKKHSGSAEIPPPVVTAVELVRMDVPLYATFMGQTEGSHSAAVKPQVTGILQKRLFEEGAYVEKGAPLFDIDSAPYRAALEQARGQLAQASSALENARKEYERVRRLVRENAVSRQQYDSAHAAFRSAQAQAASAGAAVEEARIRLGYCRVEAPLSGFTSREVSTVGSLVTPESTLTFINQTDPMDVQFSVPAVELFTMRDMEADGRAVSYGKGSAARLRLMEGMEYGEKGVVTFLDTQVEQSTSAVHARARFPNPQGTLMPGQFVIVRVGGGKLVNALMLPQEALMQTERGTEVCVLDEENTASLVPVTTGPAFGGYFLVEKGLEAGNRVVVQGQNKVTPGQKAQPELMRQMLRQDALDTPDSSNSVTGRGVEAAPAPVSSAGEDVHE from the coding sequence ATGACGATTTTGCGCGTGGCGGCAGCGGCGGCGCTGTGCCTTTTTCTTGCGGCATGCGACGAGGAGAAAAAACATTCCGGCAGTGCGGAAATTCCTCCGCCCGTGGTGACGGCGGTGGAACTTGTCCGCATGGACGTGCCTTTGTACGCCACCTTCATGGGGCAGACCGAGGGCAGTCATTCCGCTGCGGTCAAACCGCAGGTGACGGGCATACTGCAGAAGCGTCTTTTTGAGGAAGGCGCTTATGTGGAAAAGGGCGCGCCTCTTTTCGATATAGATTCAGCCCCCTACAGGGCGGCGCTGGAGCAGGCACGGGGGCAGCTTGCACAGGCTTCAAGCGCCCTTGAGAACGCGCGTAAAGAATACGAGCGTGTACGCAGGCTTGTCCGTGAGAACGCCGTGAGCCGTCAGCAGTACGACAGCGCCCATGCCGCCTTCCGCAGCGCGCAGGCTCAGGCGGCATCGGCCGGGGCTGCCGTGGAGGAGGCCCGCATACGCCTCGGCTACTGCCGTGTGGAAGCGCCGCTTTCCGGCTTCACCAGTCGTGAGGTAAGTACCGTGGGCTCGCTGGTCACGCCGGAGAGCACGCTTACCTTCATCAATCAGACCGATCCCATGGACGTGCAGTTTTCCGTACCTGCCGTGGAGCTTTTCACCATGCGGGACATGGAGGCGGACGGCAGGGCCGTAAGCTACGGCAAGGGGTCGGCGGCAAGGCTGCGCCTCATGGAAGGGATGGAATACGGCGAAAAGGGAGTGGTGACTTTTCTGGATACGCAGGTGGAGCAATCCACAAGCGCGGTACACGCGAGGGCCCGCTTCCCCAACCCTCAGGGGACGCTCATGCCCGGGCAGTTCGTCATTGTACGTGTGGGCGGAGGAAAGCTCGTGAACGCCCTCATGCTTCCCCAGGAGGCGCTCATGCAGACGGAACGCGGAACGGAAGTCTGCGTGCTGGATGAAGAGAACACGGCGTCTCTTGTTCCGGTGACGACAGGCCCCGCCTTCGGCGGATATTTTCTGGTGGAAAAGGGGCTTGAGGCGGGAAACAGAGTTGTGGTGCAGGGGCAGAACAAGGTGACTCCGGGACAGAAGGCGCAGCCTGAGCTGATGCGTCAGATGCTGAGGCAGGATGCCCTGGATACGCCGGATTCCTCGAATTCCGTAACGGGCAGAGGGGTGGAAGCGGCTCCCGCTCCGGTTTCCTCCGCAGGGGAGGATGTTCATGAGTGA
- a CDS encoding efflux RND transporter permease subunit, with translation MSDAARNDKGTGIGENGNAPAAFRQGFFLQRPVLSMVLSLFIVLAGILSIRELPVAQYPDLIPPTISVSAQYPGASPEIIAQTVATPIEEQINGVADMIYMSSVSSSSGAMQISVTFAVGTDPDMAQVNVNNRVQAAVPMLPEIVRQYGVTVDTFSPAILEIVALYSKDGMFDATYLSNYALVNLLDGLKRVPGVGQAQILGSRDHAMRIWLDPPRMAQLGISTGDIAQAVNDQNAQYSLGSVGSQPGSDSLSMTWQLESKGRLTTAEEFGDIILRASPDGGVLRLRDVGRVELGAESYNFACAIDGATAIPLAIFLAPGSNALDTASRVAAYMEEQAKFFPAGMDYMVPYDTTIFVRLSVEEVVRTLVEAMLLVFAVVYLFLQDWRATLIPCLAVPIALVGTFAGVYLLDFSINTLTLFALVLAIGMVVDDAIVVLENVERVLHDGGLSVREATAAAMNEVTSAVVAIVFVLCSVFIPVGFLGGLAGVMYRQFAVTIAMAVVISGVVALTLTPALCLLLLRQKKGEPWAPFRWFNRFFDAVTEGFAHLVTFFLRHGVLSFLILLALSAGTAELFTRVPTTLVPEEDQGSLMCTIAMPEGSALPRTRELVRDVSEKVRELPAVAHVLSLAGYDLVNSTLNTGSGTLFIQLRPWEEREKLGLDLEETLRRIYALGLAESRGVVLPFNPPPIMGMSNTGGFEMQIQTTSGTPAELARTASLFASEASKRPELSRVSSSFSVASPRLFVELDREKAMMSGTDCAEVFNMLGATLGSTYINDFNLYGRTFKVMMQADESYRSLPDSMRSLYVTSSFGDQIPLTSLVTVKTSGGPDNVSHFNGLLSAKITGSPAPGVSSGQAIAALEEAASSLPQGYGYAWSGVTYQEVETGGTDFSVLGLSVLMIFLILAAQYERWSLPVAVLSAVPFAVFGAILGNWLTGLANDIYTQVAIITLLGLACKNAILIIEFAVELRGQGRGLEEAAVEAAKLRFRPIIMTSIAFILGCLPLAFSTGAGAASRVSIGVSVVCGMIAATVLAPLLVPYFFVFVMRISERVTGAARREEKS, from the coding sequence ATGAGTGATGCTGCAAGGAACGACAAGGGGACAGGCATCGGAGAGAACGGGAATGCTCCCGCGGCTTTCAGGCAGGGCTTTTTCCTGCAGCGCCCCGTGCTTTCCATGGTGCTTTCCCTGTTCATCGTGCTGGCGGGGATATTGTCCATACGCGAGCTCCCCGTTGCTCAGTACCCGGATCTCATTCCCCCCACCATATCGGTAAGCGCGCAGTACCCGGGCGCCAGTCCCGAGATCATCGCGCAGACGGTGGCCACGCCCATAGAGGAGCAGATCAACGGTGTCGCCGACATGATCTACATGAGTTCGGTCAGCTCATCCAGCGGGGCCATGCAGATTTCCGTGACCTTCGCCGTGGGGACCGATCCCGACATGGCCCAGGTGAACGTGAACAACAGAGTGCAGGCCGCAGTGCCCATGCTGCCGGAAATCGTGCGGCAGTACGGCGTGACGGTGGATACCTTTTCTCCCGCCATTCTGGAAATCGTGGCCCTGTACTCCAAAGACGGCATGTTCGATGCCACCTATCTCAGCAACTACGCGCTGGTGAACCTGCTGGACGGACTCAAGCGTGTGCCCGGCGTGGGACAGGCGCAGATACTCGGCAGCCGCGACCACGCCATGCGCATCTGGCTCGATCCGCCGCGCATGGCGCAGCTCGGCATCAGCACCGGCGATATTGCGCAGGCCGTCAACGACCAGAACGCCCAGTATTCCTTGGGCAGCGTGGGGAGTCAGCCCGGTTCGGACAGTCTTTCCATGACCTGGCAGCTGGAATCGAAGGGGCGTCTCACTACGGCGGAGGAGTTCGGCGACATCATTCTGCGCGCCTCGCCGGACGGCGGGGTGCTGCGCCTGCGCGACGTGGGCCGTGTGGAACTCGGGGCGGAAAGCTACAACTTCGCCTGCGCCATCGACGGCGCCACAGCCATACCCCTGGCCATATTCCTTGCCCCGGGCAGCAACGCACTCGATACCGCGAGTCGCGTGGCCGCCTACATGGAGGAACAGGCGAAGTTCTTCCCTGCGGGCATGGACTACATGGTCCCTTACGACACCACCATTTTCGTGCGTCTTTCCGTGGAAGAGGTGGTGCGTACTCTGGTGGAGGCCATGCTGCTGGTGTTCGCCGTGGTGTATCTTTTTCTTCAGGACTGGAGGGCCACGCTCATTCCCTGCCTTGCCGTGCCCATCGCTCTGGTGGGTACCTTCGCCGGGGTATATCTGCTGGATTTCTCCATCAATACCCTTACGCTGTTTGCGCTGGTTCTGGCCATAGGCATGGTGGTGGACGACGCCATCGTGGTGCTGGAAAACGTGGAACGCGTTCTGCACGACGGGGGACTCAGCGTCAGGGAAGCCACGGCCGCGGCTATGAACGAAGTGACTTCCGCCGTGGTCGCCATCGTTTTCGTGCTGTGCTCCGTGTTCATTCCCGTGGGCTTTCTCGGAGGGCTTGCCGGGGTGATGTATCGCCAGTTCGCCGTGACCATTGCCATGGCCGTGGTCATTTCCGGCGTGGTGGCCCTTACCCTCACCCCCGCGCTGTGCCTTCTTCTGCTCCGGCAGAAGAAGGGCGAGCCGTGGGCTCCCTTCCGCTGGTTCAACCGTTTTTTCGATGCCGTCACGGAAGGCTTTGCCCATCTGGTGACCTTTTTTCTGCGGCACGGGGTGCTTTCCTTCCTTATTCTTCTGGCGCTTTCCGCAGGCACTGCGGAACTTTTCACCCGCGTGCCCACTACCCTGGTGCCGGAGGAGGATCAGGGGTCCCTCATGTGCACCATCGCAATGCCTGAAGGTTCGGCCCTGCCCAGAACGCGCGAACTCGTCAGAGACGTAAGCGAGAAGGTACGCGAGCTGCCCGCCGTGGCCCATGTGCTCAGTCTTGCGGGGTACGACCTGGTCAACAGTACGCTGAATACGGGATCGGGTACGCTGTTCATACAGCTCAGGCCCTGGGAGGAGCGGGAAAAGCTGGGCCTCGACCTCGAGGAGACGCTGCGGCGCATCTACGCGCTGGGCCTTGCGGAAAGCCGGGGCGTGGTACTGCCCTTCAATCCCCCGCCCATCATGGGCATGAGCAATACCGGCGGCTTTGAAATGCAGATTCAGACCACGTCGGGCACGCCCGCCGAACTTGCCCGTACGGCTTCGCTTTTTGCCTCGGAAGCATCGAAGCGGCCCGAACTTTCCCGCGTGAGCAGTTCCTTCAGCGTGGCTTCTCCCCGTCTTTTCGTGGAGCTGGACAGGGAAAAGGCCATGATGTCAGGGACGGACTGCGCAGAGGTGTTCAATATGCTGGGCGCTACGCTGGGTTCCACCTACATCAACGACTTCAACCTTTACGGGCGTACCTTCAAGGTGATGATGCAGGCGGACGAAAGCTACAGAAGCCTGCCCGACAGCATGCGTTCTCTGTATGTGACCTCGTCCTTTGGCGATCAGATACCGCTCACCTCCCTTGTAACGGTAAAGACCAGCGGAGGGCCGGACAATGTTTCCCATTTCAACGGACTTCTGTCCGCCAAGATCACGGGCAGTCCCGCGCCGGGCGTAAGTTCCGGTCAGGCCATCGCCGCGCTGGAGGAGGCGGCCTCCTCCCTGCCGCAGGGCTACGGCTACGCATGGTCGGGCGTGACGTATCAGGAAGTGGAAACCGGGGGTACGGATTTTTCCGTGCTGGGGCTCAGCGTGCTCATGATCTTCCTCATTCTCGCCGCCCAGTATGAGCGCTGGAGTCTGCCCGTGGCCGTGCTTTCCGCCGTTCCCTTTGCGGTGTTCGGCGCCATACTGGGCAACTGGCTTACGGGGCTTGCCAACGACATCTATACGCAGGTGGCCATCATCACGCTGCTGGGGCTGGCCTGCAAGAACGCCATTCTCATCATAGAGTTTGCGGTGGAGCTGCGCGGGCAGGGCAGAGGACTGGAAGAGGCCGCCGTGGAAGCTGCAAAACTGCGTTTCCGGCCCATCATCATGACATCCATAGCCTTCATTCTCGGCTGTCTGCCTCTGGCCTTCAGCACGGGCGCTGGCGCGGCGAGCCGGGTATCCATAGGCGTGAGCGTGGTATGCGGCATGATTGCGGCCACGGTGCTTGCGCCGCTGCTCGTGCCGTACTTCTTCGTATTCGTCATGCGGATTTCGGAACGTGTGACGGGTGCGGCACGGAGGGAGGAAAAATCATGA
- a CDS encoding efflux transporter outer membrane subunit has product MKEAVAVFVAALLVSGCSLAPEYHRPEQQLPSSWGCEAQAGQEMLSRQWWKRFQDETLNGLVDMALARNRDLEQSLARVEAARASLGLARSGLFPRFSAQGSGERSESSLDSSPSYGMMEEIGLLDERVGALEGRPGRSVSSPSRVGSLWSGAVQAAWEPDIWGRYRDAASAAKESLLSAEEARRALELSVAGQVCSAYFDMLNYAAQLDLSRRTLTSRGQSAALYEKQYAAGAISELDILNVRTQVDELRDSLAQAGTRLEQAEGALLLLTGASPADIYAAEAKGRNRLEEASAVPQLPAGLPSELLNRRPDIRSAEAALRAAHFQVGEARAAFFPSISLTAALGTASKALNGLFTGPAGTWSYGGSVSLPLFTFGKTMSGVRQAEAAMHEAEAAYEKAVQQAFCDIRSSLAAQRGMAESVKSLAEVRRRMEKAASLARARYAAGYSPYLDVLEAERTLYEAEMNLASRRSSQLSAIAQVCVALGGGW; this is encoded by the coding sequence ATGAAAGAGGCCGTAGCGGTGTTTGTGGCGGCGCTTCTGGTATCGGGCTGTTCCCTTGCCCCGGAGTATCACCGGCCGGAGCAGCAGCTTCCTTCCTCATGGGGCTGCGAGGCGCAGGCGGGGCAGGAAATGCTTTCCCGCCAGTGGTGGAAGCGTTTTCAGGATGAGACGTTGAACGGACTTGTGGACATGGCCCTTGCCCGCAACCGGGATCTGGAACAGAGTCTGGCGAGGGTGGAGGCGGCGCGCGCCTCTCTGGGGCTGGCGCGCTCTGGGCTTTTCCCCCGGTTTTCCGCGCAGGGAAGCGGGGAGCGCAGCGAATCGAGCCTTGATTCGTCGCCTTCCTACGGCATGATGGAGGAGATCGGCCTTCTGGATGAGCGTGTGGGCGCGCTGGAAGGACGGCCGGGCAGGAGCGTTTCCTCCCCCTCGCGCGTGGGCTCTCTCTGGTCCGGTGCGGTACAGGCCGCGTGGGAGCCGGACATCTGGGGCCGCTACAGGGATGCGGCCTCCGCAGCGAAGGAGAGCCTTCTTTCCGCAGAAGAGGCGCGGCGGGCGCTGGAACTTTCCGTGGCCGGTCAGGTCTGTTCCGCCTACTTCGACATGCTGAACTATGCCGCTCAGCTTGATCTTTCCAGGCGCACGCTGACATCGCGCGGGCAGTCCGCCGCTCTTTATGAGAAGCAGTATGCCGCAGGAGCCATCAGCGAACTGGACATACTGAACGTCCGCACGCAGGTGGACGAACTGAGGGACAGTCTGGCCCAGGCAGGGACAAGACTTGAGCAGGCCGAAGGCGCGTTGCTTCTTCTTACGGGAGCCTCGCCCGCGGACATCTATGCGGCGGAGGCGAAGGGACGGAACCGGCTTGAGGAGGCTTCTGCGGTACCGCAGCTTCCCGCAGGGCTTCCTTCGGAACTTCTTAACCGGCGGCCGGACATCCGTTCGGCGGAGGCCGCGCTTCGGGCCGCGCATTTTCAGGTGGGGGAGGCAAGGGCGGCCTTTTTTCCCTCCATAAGCCTCACCGCGGCACTGGGGACGGCGAGCAAGGCCTTGAACGGCCTTTTTACCGGCCCTGCGGGGACCTGGAGTTACGGAGGAAGCGTTTCGCTGCCGCTGTTCACCTTCGGAAAGACGATGAGCGGGGTGAGGCAGGCCGAAGCCGCGATGCACGAGGCGGAGGCCGCGTATGAGAAGGCGGTGCAGCAGGCCTTTTGCGATATCCGTTCCTCGCTTGCGGCGCAGCGCGGCATGGCGGAAAGCGTGAAAAGCCTTGCCGAGGTCCGCAGGCGCATGGAAAAGGCGGCAAGTCTCGCCAGAGCGCGCTATGCGGCGGGATATTCGCCCTATCTGGACGTGCTGGAGGCGGAACGCACGCTGTACGAAGCGGAGATGAATCTTGCGTCTCGCCGGTCCTCGCAGCTTTCCGCCATTGCGCAGGTATGCGTGGCCCTCGGCGGAGGCTGGTAG
- a CDS encoding TAXI family TRAP transporter solute-binding subunit, giving the protein MMLKKLALLAVMAVLALPSPSQAANEKIKILSGPTSGAWYVGMGAVAKAINKQFPEIDVNLLPGGGLSNPGRLSKKEGELSIGTHSIMVSAAKGIDPFRKPVTGVSSIFNLNDVSRLHIIGIGKNAPESLESMIKNKQPVHMVVGPMGSGTELWVRWMLATYGVTYKDIQSWGGKVITNNFDDAADMAKDGNVDLLFWLGPGEIWFVVELSKNTTLNWLPVSDELFQKMHDTYGVQRTEIPSTMFSDVVGKNVPALCDAAELLVRSDLSEELVYNMTKAIVEGREDIGTANAGWKTMSPETAPQNLAFPLHPGAAKYYKEIGVLK; this is encoded by the coding sequence ATGATGCTCAAAAAACTCGCTCTGCTGGCAGTGATGGCCGTTCTGGCTCTCCCCTCTCCCTCCCAGGCCGCGAATGAAAAAATCAAGATTCTTTCCGGCCCCACCTCGGGAGCCTGGTATGTGGGCATGGGCGCCGTAGCAAAAGCCATCAACAAGCAGTTCCCGGAAATCGACGTCAACCTGCTGCCCGGCGGCGGCCTGTCCAATCCCGGCCGCCTCTCCAAGAAGGAAGGCGAACTTTCCATCGGCACCCACTCCATCATGGTTTCCGCTGCCAAGGGCATTGATCCCTTCAGAAAACCCGTGACCGGCGTCAGCTCCATCTTCAATCTGAACGATGTCTCCCGTCTGCACATCATTGGCATCGGAAAGAACGCGCCCGAATCGCTGGAAAGCATGATCAAGAACAAGCAGCCCGTCCACATGGTCGTCGGCCCCATGGGCAGCGGCACGGAACTCTGGGTCCGCTGGATGCTGGCCACCTACGGCGTCACCTACAAGGACATTCAGTCCTGGGGCGGCAAGGTCATCACCAACAACTTCGACGACGCCGCCGATATGGCCAAGGACGGCAACGTGGATCTGCTCTTCTGGCTCGGCCCCGGCGAAATCTGGTTTGTGGTGGAACTGAGCAAGAACACCACCCTGAACTGGCTTCCCGTCAGTGATGAACTCTTCCAGAAGATGCATGACACCTACGGTGTGCAGAGAACGGAAATCCCCTCCACCATGTTCAGCGACGTGGTCGGCAAGAATGTCCCCGCGCTCTGCGACGCTGCGGAACTTCTCGTGCGTTCCGACCTGTCGGAAGAGCTGGTCTACAACATGACCAAGGCCATCGTCGAAGGCCGTGAGGACATCGGCACCGCAAACGCCGGCTGGAAGACCATGTCTCCTGAAACCGCCCCGCAGAACCTTGCCTTCCCGCTGCACCCCGGCGCGGCCAAGTACTATAAGGAAATCGGCGTGCTCAAGTAA
- a CDS encoding amidohydrolase family protein has protein sequence MIIDCRLRPPARGFLNLSLFRDTERTKRMSRCFGMPQAPSTAQRSTELLLKEMDSAGITMGVVPGRRAYPFLGGVSNEDIVAIMNDYPGRFLGVAGIDPTNRQEALDEIDKYVKNGPLVGVGMEPGLLPTPMYPNDRRIYPIYEKLEADGIPLLLMAGGGNGPDLSYGFPAILDQIAADFPRLTIINTHGGYPYVTEVLFVAYKRQNIYICPDMYLFNFPGWQDYVTAANGFLQDRFLFGTAYPFIPLEEGVAHFKSLPFKPEVLPKLLYKNIATALKLDLPGTL, from the coding sequence ATGATCATCGACTGCCGACTCAGACCTCCGGCGCGCGGCTTCCTCAACCTCAGCCTCTTCCGCGACACGGAACGCACCAAACGCATGAGCCGCTGCTTCGGTATGCCTCAGGCGCCCTCCACGGCACAGCGCTCCACCGAGCTTCTGCTCAAGGAAATGGACTCCGCAGGCATCACCATGGGCGTCGTTCCCGGTCGCCGCGCCTATCCCTTCCTCGGCGGCGTGTCCAATGAAGACATCGTGGCCATCATGAACGACTACCCCGGCCGTTTCCTCGGCGTCGCCGGTATCGATCCCACCAACCGGCAGGAAGCCCTTGATGAAATCGACAAGTACGTCAAGAACGGCCCTCTGGTCGGCGTAGGCATGGAACCCGGCCTGCTGCCCACTCCCATGTATCCCAACGACCGCCGCATCTACCCCATCTATGAAAAGCTGGAAGCCGACGGCATTCCCCTTCTGCTCATGGCGGGCGGCGGCAACGGCCCCGACCTCAGCTACGGTTTCCCCGCCATTCTCGATCAGATTGCCGCGGACTTCCCCAGGCTGACCATCATCAACACCCACGGCGGCTACCCCTATGTGACGGAAGTGCTGTTCGTCGCCTACAAGCGTCAGAACATCTACATCTGCCCCGACATGTACCTGTTCAACTTCCCCGGATGGCAGGACTACGTCACCGCAGCCAACGGTTTTCTGCAGGACCGCTTCCTCTTCGGCACGGCCTACCCCTTCATTCCCCTGGAAGAAGGTGTGGCGCACTTCAAGAGCCTGCCCTTCAAGCCCGAAGTTCTGCCCAAGCTGCTCTACAAGAACATCGCCACCGCGCTGAAACTCGACCTTCCCGGCACCCTCTAG
- a CDS encoding IS1595 family transposase codes for MYERRSRLNNRQQTELIKFFVAGATARAAGEMVGVNRNTATSYFMRLRRLIASHLPSYRLSGEIEADESYFGGVRKGKRGRGSAGKIAVFGLLKRNERVYTVIIPDARTETLLPIIKEQVEPDSIVYTDTFSAYNALDINGFHHHRINHSQKFAEHHNHINGIENFWNQAKRHLRRFNGIKPEHFYWFLKECEWRFNGGNHKQLLTQLTYWVKQAKH; via the coding sequence ATGTATGAAAGACGCAGCAGACTAAATAATCGGCAACAGACCGAACTCATAAAGTTTTTTGTGGCCGGTGCCACGGCAAGGGCTGCCGGAGAGATGGTAGGAGTAAACCGTAACACTGCCACATCCTATTTCATGCGCTTGCGACGTCTTATTGCTTCTCATCTCCCCAGCTATCGGCTGTCCGGAGAAATAGAAGCCGATGAAAGTTACTTTGGAGGTGTAAGAAAAGGTAAACGAGGACGGGGATCTGCCGGAAAAATAGCTGTTTTTGGTCTATTGAAGAGAAACGAAAGAGTCTACACAGTAATCATTCCTGATGCCCGTACTGAAACACTTCTCCCCATCATCAAAGAACAGGTGGAACCTGACAGTATAGTCTATACAGATACATTTTCAGCTTACAACGCCTTGGATATCAACGGATTCCATCATCATCGTATCAATCATTCTCAGAAGTTTGCAGAACACCATAATCATATCAATGGAATAGAAAATTTCTGGAATCAAGCCAAAAGACACTTACGTCGTTTTAACGGTATCAAGCCAGAACACTTTTACTGGTTCCTCAAAGAATGCGAATGGCGCTTCAATGGAGGCAACCATAAACAACTTCTAACTCAGCTAACTTATTGGGTAAAACAAGCTAAACACTAG